One window of the Oceanicaulis sp. genome contains the following:
- a CDS encoding ribonuclease HII: MTPRQTPFRAESRLIAGLDEAGRGPLAGPVVAAAVILPADYCDIEGLAGMTDSKALTAAKREALAAEIRACALVGVAIAEPAEIDRLNILHATMAAMARALCALPCDPCEALVDGNRLPDGLPCPARAIVGGDGTEPAISAASIIAKTMRDRLMVAADARFPGYGFASHKGYASPTHRAALQELGPTPIHRLSFAPVREARASQPLMMNPA, translated from the coding sequence ATGACACCTCGCCAGACGCCGTTCCGCGCCGAGAGCCGGCTCATCGCCGGTCTCGACGAGGCCGGGCGCGGACCGCTGGCCGGGCCGGTGGTGGCCGCCGCGGTGATCCTGCCGGCGGACTATTGCGACATCGAAGGCCTTGCGGGCATGACCGATTCCAAGGCGCTGACGGCGGCCAAGCGCGAGGCGCTGGCCGCCGAGATCCGCGCCTGCGCGCTGGTGGGCGTTGCGATCGCCGAGCCCGCCGAGATCGACCGGCTGAACATTCTTCACGCCACCATGGCGGCGATGGCGCGCGCGCTTTGCGCCCTGCCCTGCGATCCGTGCGAAGCGCTGGTGGACGGCAACCGGCTGCCGGACGGCCTGCCCTGCCCGGCCCGCGCAATCGTGGGCGGCGACGGGACCGAGCCGGCGATCAGCGCGGCGAGCATCATCGCCAAGACGATGCGCGACCGGCTGATGGTCGCAGCGGACGCACGCTTTCCCGGCTACGGCTTCGCCAGCCACAAGGGCTACGCCAGCCCCACCCATCGCGCCGCGCTTCAGGAATTAGGCCCCACGCCCATCCATCGGTTAAGCTTCGCGCCGGTGCGAGAGGCGAGAGCGTCACAGCCGCTCATGATGAATCCGGCTTAA
- a CDS encoding site-specific DNA-methyltransferase, with protein MKALPDESVDLVFADPPYNLQLGGDLHRPDNSKVDAVDNDWDQIGDFDAYDLFSCAWLEEARRVLKPDGALWTIGSYHNIFRVGAFLQDMGFWIMNDVIWRKSNPMPNFKGTRFTNAHETLIWAAKTRTARPTFNYAAMKALNDGVQMRSDWTLPICAGAERLKTAEGKKAHPTQKPEALLHRVLLATTNPGDVVLDPFFGTGTTGAVAKKLGRRFIGLEADPDYVRVAQKRIAAINPASAADLDVTRSKRALPRIPFGALVEAGLLKPGDTLYCAQGRRTARVRADGTVSAGPETGSIHQVGAAVQNAPSCNGWTFWHVRQSGGLAPIDVLRARIRAEMGEQA; from the coding sequence ATGAAGGCCCTGCCCGACGAGAGCGTGGATCTCGTCTTCGCAGACCCCCCCTATAATCTGCAGCTGGGCGGCGATCTTCACCGGCCGGACAATTCCAAGGTCGACGCGGTCGACAACGACTGGGACCAGATCGGCGATTTCGACGCCTACGATCTTTTTTCCTGCGCCTGGCTGGAAGAGGCGCGCCGGGTCCTCAAGCCTGACGGCGCGCTGTGGACGATCGGCAGCTATCACAACATCTTCCGCGTCGGCGCCTTCCTTCAGGACATGGGCTTCTGGATCATGAACGACGTGATCTGGCGCAAGTCCAACCCGATGCCGAACTTCAAGGGCACGCGCTTCACCAACGCGCACGAGACCCTGATCTGGGCGGCCAAGACCAGGACCGCGCGGCCCACCTTCAACTACGCCGCCATGAAGGCGCTGAACGACGGCGTTCAGATGCGCTCTGACTGGACGCTGCCCATCTGCGCGGGCGCGGAACGGCTGAAGACCGCCGAGGGCAAGAAGGCCCACCCCACCCAGAAGCCCGAGGCGCTGCTGCACCGGGTGCTGCTGGCGACGACCAATCCCGGCGACGTGGTGCTCGATCCCTTCTTCGGCACCGGCACGACCGGCGCGGTCGCCAAGAAGCTCGGCCGGCGCTTCATCGGGCTCGAAGCCGATCCCGACTACGTCCGCGTTGCGCAAAAGCGCATCGCCGCGATCAACCCCGCCAGCGCGGCCGATCTCGACGTCACGCGCTCCAAGCGGGCCCTGCCGCGCATTCCGTTCGGCGCGCTGGTCGAGGCGGGACTCCTGAAACCCGGCGACACGCTTTACTGCGCGCAGGGCCGGCGCACCGCGCGCGTGCGCGCTGACGGCACGGTCAGCGCAGGCCCCGAAACCGGCTCGATCCACCAGGTCGGCGCAGCCGTTCAGAACGCGCCCAGCTGCAATGGCTGGACCTTCTGGCATGTCCGCCAGTCCGGCGGCCTGGCCCCGATCGACGTGCTGCGCGCCCGCATCCGCGCGGAAATGGGCGAGCAGGCGTAA
- the mutY gene encoding A/G-specific adenine glycosylase, giving the protein MSTPEDAAARADAQAGALRTALLKWYDAEGRTLPWRVRPEDRAAGRTADPYAVWLSEIMLQQTTVPHATPYWERFLARWPNVHALAAAPREDVLAAWAGLGYYARARNLHACAGVVSKIHDGAFPEEIDALRALPGVGDYTANAIRAAAFDKPASVVDGNVERVISRIFALETPLPKSKPAIKALAATLADLDRPGDYAQAIMDLGATICTPKSPACGRCPWAFACAAREAGEQTRYPLKEKKKPKPVRLGTCFHVVSDGALWLRRRPETGLLGAMMELPGTDWTEGGPAEAAIERAAPFAARWREAGQVRHVFTHFTLHLDVLCAEAPSGWTPGDGALVPLADLKSAGLPSVMMKAARLGLERRLV; this is encoded by the coding sequence ATGTCGACGCCTGAGGACGCAGCCGCCCGCGCGGACGCGCAAGCCGGCGCGCTGCGAACCGCGCTGCTGAAATGGTACGACGCCGAGGGCCGGACGCTGCCCTGGCGGGTGCGGCCCGAAGACCGCGCGGCGGGGCGCACGGCCGACCCCTACGCCGTCTGGCTTTCGGAAATCATGCTGCAGCAGACGACGGTGCCGCATGCGACGCCCTACTGGGAGCGCTTCCTGGCCCGCTGGCCGAACGTGCACGCGCTGGCCGCCGCGCCGCGCGAGGACGTGCTCGCGGCCTGGGCGGGGCTGGGCTATTACGCCCGCGCACGCAATCTGCACGCCTGCGCGGGCGTGGTCTCGAAGATCCATGACGGCGCCTTCCCTGAAGAGATCGACGCGCTGCGCGCTCTGCCGGGGGTGGGCGATTACACCGCCAACGCCATCCGCGCGGCGGCCTTCGACAAGCCCGCCAGCGTCGTGGACGGCAATGTCGAGCGGGTGATCAGCCGGATCTTCGCGCTGGAGACCCCGCTGCCGAAGTCAAAGCCGGCGATCAAGGCGCTCGCGGCGACTTTGGCCGATCTCGACCGGCCGGGCGATTACGCCCAGGCGATCATGGATCTGGGCGCCACGATCTGTACACCGAAATCGCCCGCCTGCGGGCGCTGTCCCTGGGCGTTCGCCTGCGCCGCGCGCGAGGCGGGGGAGCAAACCCGCTACCCTCTCAAGGAGAAGAAAAAGCCCAAGCCGGTGCGGCTGGGGACGTGTTTTCACGTCGTCTCTGACGGCGCGCTCTGGCTGCGCCGCCGCCCGGAAACAGGCCTGCTCGGCGCGATGATGGAGCTGCCGGGGACGGACTGGACGGAGGGCGGCCCCGCAGAGGCCGCGATCGAACGCGCCGCGCCGTTCGCCGCACGCTGGCGCGAGGCCGGACAGGTCCGCCACGTCTTCACCCATTTCACCCTGCATCTCGATGTGCTGTGCGCCGAGGCGCCGTCCGGCTGGACGCCAGGCGACGGCGCGCTCGTCCCGCTCGCCGATCTCAAATCGGCGGGGCTTCCAAGCGTGATGATGAAAGCCGCCCGGCTCGGGCTCGAACGCCGGCTGGTGTGA
- a CDS encoding DUF721 domain-containing protein encodes MSRFDHPSSAPPQRRRIVRSAPGEAEDAWRWADGHRGRPAAAPPPSAGRAAVKAMRTLTKQLSPAMAELDANWEAIVGPQLAAYTRPEKFQSGAGGLTLAVRARGPAAALVEAQAPRILERVARYSGKAARRLKIVQGPLNESFAPGRVRSRRITKVARLDDGRKNLDALMEDWARAVAQREGAAAGDDHGKD; translated from the coding sequence ATGAGCCGTTTCGACCATCCTTCAAGTGCGCCGCCGCAGCGCCGCAGGATCGTTCGCTCCGCCCCCGGCGAAGCGGAGGACGCCTGGCGCTGGGCGGACGGCCATCGCGGACGGCCCGCCGCCGCCCCGCCGCCGAGCGCGGGCCGCGCGGCGGTGAAGGCGATGCGCACGCTCACCAAGCAGCTCAGCCCCGCCATGGCCGAGCTCGACGCGAACTGGGAAGCGATCGTCGGCCCGCAGCTCGCGGCATACACTCGGCCTGAGAAGTTCCAGTCCGGCGCGGGCGGGCTGACGCTGGCGGTGCGCGCGCGCGGCCCGGCGGCGGCTCTGGTGGAAGCCCAGGCGCCGCGCATCCTCGAGCGCGTGGCCCGCTATTCGGGCAAGGCGGCCAGGCGGCTGAAGATCGTTCAGGGCCCGCTCAATGAAAGTTTCGCGCCCGGACGGGTGCGCAGCCGGCGCATCACGAAGGTCGCCCGGCTTGACGACGGACGCAAAAACCTCGACGCCCTGATGGAAGACTGGGCCAGGGCCGTGGCGCAACGCGAAGGCGCCGCCGCGGGAGACGACCACGGGAAGGACTGA
- a CDS encoding DsbA family protein: protein MMNRTLAIFAAGIGAFALTACGGADSASGRTQFERENDIAKGSAEAPVTMIEYASVACGGCAAWHESAYPVVQEYIESGDVRFVFREMITGQPQLAIAGFMLAECAPDDRYFDVIDVLFEQQRALFTAMQRGQARDQFESIARSAGLSDDEFRQCMQNEEVLQQVRAASEQASADGIGSTPTFILNGQQLETVSAPSGGGQVWAVNGDPLADASGPIPADFAGETFERIILYFKARAEGRDPAEGAPAATEEAAEPAAATEAATGAATEATEAEAPAEGAETGETAPAQGAEGETSEPAGETAEGSEAANGGEAGDAEGETGDAPAETEATEDEDGAENAPQDGGAG from the coding sequence ATGATGAACCGCACGCTCGCCATTTTCGCCGCCGGGATCGGGGCGTTCGCGCTGACCGCCTGCGGCGGCGCGGACAGCGCTTCGGGGCGCACACAGTTCGAGCGCGAAAACGATATCGCCAAGGGCTCGGCCGAAGCGCCGGTGACGATGATCGAGTACGCCTCGGTCGCCTGCGGCGGCTGCGCGGCCTGGCATGAGAGCGCCTACCCCGTCGTGCAGGAGTATATCGAGAGCGGCGATGTGCGCTTCGTCTTCCGCGAGATGATCACCGGCCAGCCCCAGCTCGCCATCGCCGGCTTCATGCTGGCCGAATGCGCGCCGGACGATCGGTATTTCGATGTCATCGACGTCCTGTTCGAACAGCAGCGCGCGCTGTTCACCGCCATGCAGCGCGGCCAGGCGCGCGATCAGTTTGAATCGATCGCCCGCTCGGCCGGCCTGTCGGACGACGAGTTCCGCCAGTGCATGCAGAACGAGGAAGTGCTCCAGCAGGTGCGCGCCGCGTCCGAGCAGGCCTCCGCGGACGGGATCGGCTCCACGCCGACCTTCATCCTGAACGGTCAGCAGCTCGAGACCGTCTCCGCCCCGTCGGGCGGCGGTCAGGTCTGGGCGGTGAACGGCGATCCGCTCGCCGACGCGTCCGGCCCCATTCCCGCCGATTTCGCGGGCGAGACTTTCGAACGAATCATTCTTTACTTCAAAGCTCGCGCCGAGGGCCGGGATCCGGCCGAAGGCGCGCCCGCTGCGACCGAAGAGGCCGCCGAACCTGCGGCGGCGACTGAGGCCGCGACCGGGGCCGCGACCGAGGCGACCGAAGCTGAAGCGCCCGCAGAAGGCGCGGAAACCGGCGAGACGGCTCCGGCCCAGGGCGCTGAAGGCGAGACGTCCGAGCCGGCCGGTGAAACCGCCGAAGGCTCTGAAGCCGCAAACGGCGGCGAAGCGGGAGACGCCGAGGGCGAGACGGGCGACGCGCCCGCCGAGACCGAGGCGACCGAAGACGAAGACGGTGCGGAAAACGCGCCGCAGGATGGCGGCGCCGGCTAG
- a CDS encoding AAA family ATPase encodes MKFTQLRLAGFKSFVDPTELKIDPGLTGVIGPNGCGKSNLLEALRWVMGATSAKSLRGGGMEDVIFAGTDSRAARERAEVTLTIDNTDRRAPAQFNDAEILEVVRRITRGKGSDYTINGEDVRAKDVQLLFADAGTGANSPALVRQGQISELINAKPENRRRVLEEAAGVAGLRARRREAQLRLDAAETNLGRLQEIVEDLDGRYAALQRQAKQAGRYRELSQSIRGFEALVWLRRWSDAKTAAEAAEAALKEADAAAEKAMVEAAVKTREAEAASATVQPLREAEADAAAALRLAERTRDQLDRDLTEARAAIVRLGEKLADLDRNVAREAELHGEAKTALDRLKSGLSRLKDESREDGAAQARAEAALADADKARAKAESELDAAASAGAQVRARRDAARRDAEAARQRAEKLEREAESAREAITRFEAETAPDLGGLEAKSQTAGEALDEARASLEAAEARLEIARAEAAEARETARAAESEVSALDREAQSLERLLAGGEIENAAIEQVRAAPGYEAALAAALGEDLEASLAADGVRRWTGGGAETAPLPGGAEALSAHVDAPAALAVRLAAIGVVDEDRLDALAKDLAPGQRLVTKSGALRRWDGFAAEAGAPGAAAVRLETRNRLAEIEARREDAHREAARVADAVPGKADAASDAETAARAARDTVRTRETELRAADAALANARAEAARAEARKAGLADALDRAEARLASAREDVATAEAAQAEADAAEDGAERIEAARAKAERARSAAADARAALETVKREAQGRRHRIAALEREHADWSRREHSARERLTALETAKAETEAELEAAKARPGALEAKRPELIEALQEAEKRANEARARVAEAETGQRDLDAALRAAEKSAADARETRAGAHARLVAAGERLEETTRRLTDATGESPDALAARSKNSEFAQLSTDELERRLDEARLARERLGAVNLRADAESRELDAERERLKRERDDLIEAVARLRKAVDTLSREGRARLLEAFEVVNGHFQTLFETLFGGGRAELALTENDDPLEAGLEIYACPPGKKMETMSLMSGGEQALTATALIFAVFLVSPAPVCVLDEVDAPLDDANVDRYCTMLEQMRAMTETRFLVITHNPVTMSRMDRLFGVTMGERGVSQLVSVNLRAAEAMLAAE; translated from the coding sequence GTGAAGTTCACCCAGCTGCGCCTGGCCGGTTTCAAGTCGTTCGTCGACCCGACCGAGCTGAAGATCGATCCCGGTCTGACCGGCGTGATCGGTCCGAACGGCTGCGGCAAATCCAACCTGCTCGAAGCGCTGCGCTGGGTGATGGGGGCGACCTCGGCCAAGTCGCTGCGCGGCGGCGGCATGGAAGACGTGATCTTCGCGGGCACCGACAGCCGCGCCGCGCGTGAGCGCGCTGAAGTCACGCTGACCATCGACAACACCGACCGCCGCGCGCCCGCCCAGTTCAACGACGCCGAAATCCTCGAGGTCGTCCGCCGGATCACCCGGGGCAAGGGATCGGATTACACGATCAACGGCGAGGACGTGCGGGCCAAGGACGTCCAGCTTCTGTTCGCCGACGCAGGCACCGGCGCGAATTCGCCCGCCCTCGTCCGTCAGGGCCAGATCTCCGAGCTGATCAACGCCAAGCCGGAAAACCGCCGACGGGTCCTGGAAGAAGCCGCGGGCGTGGCCGGCCTGCGCGCCCGCCGGCGCGAGGCGCAGCTCAGGCTCGATGCGGCCGAGACCAATCTCGGGCGGCTGCAGGAGATCGTCGAGGATCTCGACGGCCGCTACGCCGCCCTGCAGCGCCAGGCCAAGCAGGCCGGCCGGTATCGCGAACTCAGCCAGTCGATCCGGGGCTTCGAGGCTCTGGTCTGGCTCAGGCGCTGGAGCGATGCGAAGACCGCCGCCGAGGCCGCCGAAGCCGCGCTGAAAGAGGCGGACGCGGCGGCTGAAAAGGCGATGGTCGAAGCGGCGGTGAAAACCCGCGAGGCCGAAGCGGCCAGCGCGACCGTCCAGCCCTTGCGCGAGGCCGAAGCCGACGCCGCCGCTGCGCTGAGGCTGGCTGAACGCACGCGCGACCAGCTCGACCGCGACCTCACCGAAGCGCGCGCCGCGATTGTCCGCCTGGGCGAGAAGCTCGCTGACCTTGATCGCAACGTCGCCCGCGAGGCCGAGCTGCATGGCGAGGCGAAGACCGCGCTCGACCGGCTGAAATCGGGCCTTTCGCGCCTGAAAGACGAGTCCCGCGAAGACGGCGCCGCACAAGCCAGGGCCGAAGCCGCCCTCGCCGACGCCGACAAGGCCCGCGCCAAGGCCGAGAGCGAACTCGACGCCGCCGCCAGCGCCGGCGCGCAGGTCCGCGCCCGGCGCGACGCCGCGCGCCGCGACGCCGAGGCCGCCCGCCAGCGCGCCGAAAAACTCGAACGCGAAGCGGAAAGCGCACGCGAGGCGATCACCCGCTTCGAAGCGGAGACCGCGCCCGATCTGGGCGGGCTCGAAGCGAAATCGCAAACCGCCGGCGAGGCGCTCGACGAAGCGCGCGCCTCGCTCGAAGCCGCCGAAGCCCGGCTCGAAATAGCGCGTGCCGAGGCCGCTGAAGCGCGCGAGACCGCCCGCGCCGCCGAGAGCGAGGTGAGCGCGCTCGATCGGGAAGCCCAGAGCCTCGAGCGCCTGCTCGCCGGCGGCGAAATCGAGAACGCGGCGATCGAACAGGTGCGCGCCGCGCCGGGCTATGAAGCCGCGCTGGCCGCCGCGCTGGGCGAGGACCTGGAAGCCAGCCTCGCCGCCGACGGCGTGCGGCGCTGGACCGGCGGCGGAGCGGAAACGGCCCCCCTGCCCGGCGGCGCGGAAGCCCTGAGCGCCCATGTCGACGCCCCCGCCGCCCTCGCCGTCCGGCTCGCCGCGATCGGGGTGGTGGACGAAGACCGGCTCGACGCGCTGGCGAAGGATCTCGCGCCCGGCCAGCGTCTGGTGACGAAATCCGGCGCGCTGCGGCGCTGGGACGGGTTCGCTGCGGAAGCCGGCGCGCCCGGCGCAGCCGCCGTCCGGCTGGAGACCCGCAATCGCCTGGCCGAGATCGAAGCCCGCCGCGAGGACGCCCACCGCGAAGCCGCCCGGGTCGCGGACGCCGTGCCCGGCAAGGCCGACGCCGCCTCCGACGCTGAAACCGCCGCCCGCGCGGCGCGCGACACGGTGCGCACGCGCGAGACCGAATTGCGCGCTGCAGACGCCGCGCTCGCCAACGCCCGCGCCGAAGCTGCGCGCGCCGAAGCGCGCAAGGCCGGGCTCGCCGATGCGCTCGACCGCGCCGAAGCCCGGCTCGCCTCGGCCCGCGAGGATGTCGCGACCGCCGAAGCCGCCCAGGCCGAAGCCGACGCCGCAGAGGACGGGGCGGAGCGAATCGAGGCCGCCCGCGCCAAAGCCGAGCGCGCCCGCTCCGCCGCCGCGGACGCGCGCGCCGCGCTTGAAACCGTCAAGCGCGAGGCCCAGGGCCGCCGCCACCGCATCGCCGCCCTCGAACGCGAGCACGCCGACTGGTCCAGGCGCGAGCACAGCGCGCGCGAGCGGCTGACCGCGCTTGAAACCGCCAAGGCCGAGACCGAAGCCGAGCTCGAAGCCGCCAAGGCCCGCCCCGGCGCGCTCGAAGCCAAGCGCCCCGAGCTGATCGAAGCCCTGCAGGAGGCTGAAAAGCGCGCCAACGAAGCCCGCGCCCGGGTCGCCGAAGCCGAGACCGGCCAGCGCGATCTCGACGCCGCCCTGCGCGCCGCGGAGAAATCCGCCGCCGACGCTCGCGAGACCCGCGCCGGCGCGCACGCCCGCCTGGTCGCCGCCGGCGAACGGCTGGAGGAGACGACCCGCCGGCTCACCGACGCCACCGGCGAATCACCCGACGCGCTGGCCGCGCGGTCGAAAAACTCCGAGTTCGCCCAGCTCTCCACAGACGAACTCGAGCGCCGGCTGGACGAAGCGCGCCTCGCCCGCGAACGGCTCGGCGCGGTCAATCTCAGGGCCGACGCGGAAAGCCGCGAACTCGACGCGGAACGCGAACGGCTCAAGCGCGAGCGAGACGATTTGATCGAGGCGGTCGCCCGCCTCAGGAAAGCGGTCGACACGCTCTCGCGCGAAGGCCGGGCGCGACTTCTGGAAGCCTTCGAGGTGGTCAACGGCCACTTCCAGACCCTGTTCGAAACATTGTTCGGCGGCGGCCGGGCCGAGCTCGCGCTGACCGAGAACGACGATCCGCTGGAAGCCGGGCTGGAAATCTACGCCTGCCCGCCGGGCAAGAAGATGGAGACGATGAGCCTGATGAGCGGCGGCGAGCAGGCGCTGACCGCCACCGCGCTCATCTTCGCGGTGTTCCTCGTCAGCCCCGCCCCGGTCTGCGTGCTGGACGAGGTCGACGCCCCGCTCGACGATGCGAATGTGGACCGCTACTGCACCATGCTCGAGCAGATGCGCGCCATGACGGAGACCCGATTCCTGGTGATCACGCACAACCCGGTGACCATGAGCCGTATGGACCGTCTGTTCGGTGTGACCATGGGCGAACGCGGCGTCTCCCAGCTCGTCTCGGTGAACCTGCGCGCCGCCGAAGCGATGCTGGCGGCGGAGTAG
- a CDS encoding AtpZ/AtpI family protein translates to MSRLDDPNQDQTDREDFERRLEARLEKRRAETASKAPSNWSQGVRYGSEFAGGVLAGAGIGYLADLAFGWSPWGLLSGVLLGFAAGTLNVVRAAQSMNRDGDA, encoded by the coding sequence ATGTCCCGCCTAGACGATCCGAACCAAGACCAGACCGACCGCGAGGATTTCGAACGCCGGCTTGAAGCCCGGCTCGAAAAACGGCGGGCGGAAACCGCGTCGAAAGCTCCCTCGAACTGGAGCCAGGGCGTGCGCTACGGATCGGAATTCGCAGGCGGGGTTCTGGCCGGCGCCGGGATCGGCTATCTGGCCGATCTGGCGTTCGGCTGGAGCCCGTGGGGTCTTCTTTCCGGCGTCCTTCTGGGTTTCGCGGCGGGCACGCTGAACGTGGTGCGCGCCGCTCAGAGCATGAACCGCGACGGAGACGCCTGA
- a CDS encoding F0F1 ATP synthase subunit A, with translation MADATNPIEQFKIKVIAPFEVGGVDLSFTNSAYFMIVSTVLVAGLLWMSMSRRALVPGRAQSVAELLYEFVAGMIRSTAGDAGLKFFPFVFTLFAFILMGNMLGMMPYFPAPDFKGFTFTSHIIVTFAMALLVMAIVVGYGVFKHGLKFFSLFFPAGVPWPLYILLTPIEIISFLSRPVTLGVRLFANMLAGHILLKVFAGFIVMLGSVGALGVLGAVAPLVMVVALTALEFLVAFLQAYVFAVLTCIYLSDALHPGHH, from the coding sequence GTGGCTGACGCGACTAACCCGATCGAGCAGTTCAAGATCAAGGTCATCGCGCCGTTCGAAGTCGGCGGGGTCGACCTGTCGTTCACGAACTCCGCCTATTTCATGATCGTCTCGACCGTGCTGGTCGCGGGCCTTCTGTGGATGTCGATGTCGCGCCGCGCGCTCGTTCCGGGCCGCGCGCAATCGGTCGCGGAGCTGCTCTACGAGTTCGTCGCGGGCATGATCCGCTCGACCGCCGGCGATGCGGGCCTGAAATTCTTCCCCTTCGTCTTCACGCTGTTCGCCTTCATCCTGATGGGCAACATGCTGGGGATGATGCCGTACTTCCCGGCGCCGGACTTCAAGGGATTCACCTTCACCTCCCACATCATCGTCACCTTCGCCATGGCGCTTCTGGTGATGGCAATCGTGGTCGGCTACGGCGTGTTCAAGCACGGGCTGAAATTCTTCTCCCTGTTCTTCCCCGCCGGCGTGCCCTGGCCGCTCTACATCCTTCTCACCCCGATCGAGATCATCTCCTTCCTGTCGCGTCCGGTGACTCTCGGGGTTCGTCTGTTCGCAAACATGCTGGCCGGCCACATCCTTCTGAAGGTGTTCGCCGGCTTCATCGTGATGCTGGGTTCGGTGGGGGCGCTGGGCGTCCTCGGCGCCGTGGCCCCGCTGGTCATGGTCGTCGCGCTGACCGCGCTGGAGTTCCTGGTGGCTTTCCTCCAGGCCTACGTGTTCGCCGTGCTGACCTGCATCTATCTCTCCGACGCGCTCCATCCGGGGCACCACTAG
- a CDS encoding F0F1 ATP synthase subunit C — MEAEAAKYIGAGLATFGMLGAALGVGNIFSSFLAGALRNPSAAQGQFGNLIFGFAVTEALGIFSLLIALLLLFVV; from the coding sequence ATGGAAGCGGAAGCCGCGAAATACATCGGCGCTGGTCTGGCCACCTTCGGCATGCTGGGCGCCGCGCTGGGCGTGGGCAACATCTTCTCCAGCTTCCTGGCTGGCGCGCTGCGCAACCCGTCCGCCGCTCAGGGCCAGTTCGGCAACCTGATCTTCGGCTTCGCCGTGACCGAAGCGCTGGGCATCTTCTCGCTGCTCATCGCGCTTCTTCTGCTGTTCGTCGTCTAA
- a CDS encoding F0F1 ATP synthase subunit B' has product MTAPQTPEGADYAAEAAFPPFDPTYFGSQLFWLAISFALLYFLLSRFVLPRIGGAIEERRDRIADDLDAAADMKAQADETVKAYEKELADARARASAVAAEAKSAADAEIAEATREADAELGAKLEESEARIREARETALAEVRSIAAGAAAAAAERLAGLDVADADAEAAVDQVRG; this is encoded by the coding sequence GTGACGGCGCCGCAAACCCCTGAAGGTGCGGACTACGCAGCCGAAGCCGCGTTCCCGCCCTTCGATCCGACCTATTTCGGCTCGCAGCTCTTCTGGCTGGCGATCAGCTTCGCGCTGCTCTACTTCCTGCTGTCGCGCTTCGTGCTGCCGCGCATCGGCGGCGCCATCGAAGAGCGGCGGGACCGGATCGCAGACGATCTCGACGCCGCCGCCGACATGAAGGCGCAGGCCGACGAGACCGTGAAGGCCTATGAAAAGGAACTCGCCGACGCCCGCGCCCGCGCCTCTGCAGTCGCCGCCGAAGCGAAGTCCGCCGCTGACGCCGAGATCGCCGAGGCCACCCGCGAGGCCGACGCCGAACTCGGCGCCAAGCTCGAGGAAAGCGAAGCCCGCATCCGCGAGGCGCGCGAAACGGCGCTCGCCGAAGTGCGCTCCATCGCCGCCGGGGCCGCGGCTGCGGCCGCCGAACGTCTGGCCGGCCTCGACGTCGCAGACGCCGACGCCGAAGCCGCCGTCGACCAGGTCCGGGGGTAA
- a CDS encoding F0F1 ATP synthase subunit B has translation MGYLLQDTTFWAFVGLILFFVVIVVFGAPKMINAALDSRADKIRGELDEARRLREEAQELLASYKRKQAKAAEDAEGIIKQAKAEADYLRENAKKEIAQRIERRTALAEQRIAQAEAQAAKEVKSLAADLAVDAAKLLLTEKMTKTQRNAVLKSDIASLKDRLN, from the coding sequence ATGGGCTATCTGCTTCAAGACACCACGTTCTGGGCCTTCGTCGGCCTGATCCTGTTCTTCGTCGTGATCGTCGTGTTCGGCGCGCCGAAGATGATCAACGCCGCACTGGACTCCCGCGCCGACAAGATTCGCGGCGAGCTCGACGAGGCCCGCCGCCTGCGCGAGGAGGCCCAGGAGCTGCTGGCGAGCTACAAGCGCAAGCAGGCCAAGGCCGCCGAAGACGCCGAAGGCATCATCAAGCAGGCCAAGGCCGAGGCCGATTACCTGCGCGAGAACGCCAAGAAAGAGATCGCCCAGCGCATCGAGCGCCGGACGGCTCTGGCCGAGCAGCGCATCGCCCAGGCCGAGGCCCAGGCCGCCAAGGAAGTCAAATCCCTGGCCGCCGACCTCGCCGTGGACGCCGCCAAGCTCCTGCTCACTGAAAAGATGACCAAGACCCAGCGCAACGCGGTGCTGAAATCGGACATCGCGAGCCTGAAGGACCGGCTGAACTAG